The window AGCAGGGCGTCGGGGTCGAGCCGCTCGTTGTTCTCCGCGTTCGCAATAGCGCTGGCAAGCACCTTGTAGACCTGCTCGCTGGCGGCCTGCGGCGCGAACTGCAGGACGACCAGCGCCTCCTTCGCGGGCAGACCACGAACGAGGTTGATCACCCGGCGCGCCTTGTTCGGCGAGATGCGCACGTGCCGCGCAACCGCCCGCGCGCCCGGAAGCACCGGAGCGTCGCCTTTAACTGGCATCGCTGTAGCTCCTAAATCCTCTAATCCGTGAATCTGCTTAGCGACGACGGCTCTTGCGGTCGTCCTTCTCGTGACCCTTGAACGTACGGGTCAGAGCGAACTCGCCGAGCTTGTGCCCGACCATCGCCTCACTGATGAACACCGGGACGTGCTTACGTCCGTCGTGCACAGCGATCGTGTGCCCGAGCATGTCGGGGATGATGGTCGAACGCCGCGACCAGGTCTTGATGACGTTCTTCGAGTTCTTCTCGTTCTGGACTTCCACCTTCTTGAGCAGGTGGTCGTCGACGAACGGGCCCTTCTTCAGGCTGCGAGGCATCTTTTAACTCCCGTTACCCGCGCTTGCGGGTGGCGTAGCGGCGGCGAACGATCAGCTTGTCGCTCTCCTGGCCCTTGCGGCGGGTACGGCCCTCCGGCTTACCAGCCGGGTTGACCGGGTGACGACCACCGGAGGTCTTACCCTCACCACCACCGTGCGGGTGGTCGACAGGGTTCATGGCGACACCACGGACGGTCGGGCGCTTGCCCTTCCACCGCATACGGCCGGCCTTACCCCAGTTGATGTTCGACTGCTCGGCGTTGCCGATCTCGCCGACCGTCGCGCGGCAGCGGATGTCGACGCGACGGATCTCACCGGAGGGCATACGCAGCGTGGCGTAGGCACCTTCACGGCCGAGCAGCTGGATGCCGACGCCGGCCGAGCGGGCCAGCTTGGCTCCACCGCCGGGACGAAGCTCCACACCGTGGATCGTCGTACCGACCGGGATGTTGCGCAGGGGAAGGTTGTTCCCCGGCTTGATGTCCGCGCCCACGCCCGACTCGACGCGGTCGCCCTGCTTCAGGTCCTTCGGCGCCAGGATGTAGCGCTTCTCACCATCGGCGTAGTGCAGCAGCGCGATGCGGGAGGTGCGGTTGGGGTCGTACTCGATGTGAGCGACCTTGGCCGGCACGCCGTCCTTGTCGTTCCGCTTGAAGTCGATCAGCCGGTACTGCCGCTTGTGGCCACCGCCCTGGTGCCGGGTGGTGATCCGGCCGTGGACGTTGCGGCCGCCCTTCTTGGGCAGCGGGACCAGCAGCGACTTCTCCGGCGTCGACCGAGTGATCTCGGCGAAGTCGGCGACGCTCGAGCCACGACGGCCCGGAGTGGTCGGCTTGTACTTACGGATTGCCATGATTCACAAACCCCTTAGCTGACCGGGCCGCCGAAGGCCTCGATACGGTCACCGTCAGCCAGCTTCACCATGGCGCGCTTGGTCGCCTTGCGCTGACCCCAACCGGTCTTGGTGCGCTTGCGCTTGCCCTCGCGGTTCGCCGTGTTCACGGTCAGCACGCGGACGTTGAAGATCTGCTGGATCGCGATCTTGATCTGGGTCTTGTTCGCGGTCGGGCTGACCTCGAACGTGTACCAGTTCTGGTCGAGAACGCTGTAGCTCTTCTCGGAGACCACCGGCGCGAAGATGATGTCGCGCGGGTCGGCGATCGTGCTCACTTGTCGCCCTCCTCGGACTTCTCGGTCCCGCCGAGGAACTCGTCGAGCGCGACCTTCGTGAAGACCACCTCGTCGGCGACCAGCACGTCGTACGTGTTGAGCTGGCCGGCCTCGATGAGGTGCACGGACGGCTCGTTGCGCAGCGACACCCAGTTCAGCTCGTCCTGGCTGTCCAGAACGACCAGGACCTTGGTGGTCTGGGTGACCTTCCGCAGCGTCGCCAGAGCGGCCTTGGTCGACGGCTTCTCGCCGGTGACGAAGGCCTCGACCACGTAGACGCGGCCGTCACGAGCCCGGTCGGAGAGGGCGCCACGCAGAGCGGCGGCCTTCATCTTCTTGGGGGTCCGCTGGCTGTAGTCGCGCGGCACGGGACCGTGCACGACGCCACCGCCGGTGAACTGCGGCGCGCGGATCGAGCCCTGACGGGCGCGACCGGTGCCCTTCTGCTTGTACGGCTTCTTGCCGCCGCCGGCGACCTCGCCGCGCGTCTTGGCCTTGTGCGTGCCCTGACGGGCCGCAGCCAGCTGCGCCACGACGACCTGGTGCATCAGCGGGATGTTCGCCTGAACGTCGAAGACGTTCGAGGGCAGGTCGACAGAGCCGGCCTTGGTGCCCTCCGCGTTGATCACGTCAACCGAGCTCACTTGGCACCACCCTTCGCGGTCTTCTTCGCGGCGGTGCGGACCAGGATCAGCGCGCCCTTGGGACCGGGCACCGCGCCACGGACCAGGATCAGGTTGCGCTCGGTGTCGACCGCCTGGATCACCAGGTTCTGCACGGTGAAGCGCTTGCCACCCATGCGACCGGCCATCTTGACACCCTTGAAGACGCGACCGGGGGTCGCGCAGGCGCCGATCGAGCCGGGCGAGCGGTGCTTGCGCTCGACACCGTGGCTCGCGCGCAGACCGTGGAAGCCGTGCCGCTTCATGACACCGGCGTAGCCCTTGCCCTTGGTCTTACCGGTGACGTCGACCGGCTGACCGGCCGCGAACGCCTCAACGGTGACTTCCTGCCCGAGCTCGTACTCGCTCGCGTCGACGGTGCGCAGCTCGACGACGTGACGGCGCGGCGAAACGCCGGCCTTGGCGAACTGGCCGCTCTCCGGCTTGTTCACCTTCCGCGGGTCGATGGCGCCGTACGCCAGCTGGACAGCCGCGTAGCCGTCCTTCTCATCGGTACGGACCTGGGTCACGACGCAAGGGCCGGCCTGAACCACGGTTACCGGGACGACCTTGTTGTTGTCCCAGACCTGGGTCATGCCGAGCTTGGCGCCCAGGATCCCCTTAACTTGCCTGTCCATTGTCCGGTCCCTACAGCTTGATCTCGATGTCGACGCCAGCCGGCAGGTCGAGGCGCATGAGCGAGTCGACCGTCTTCGGAGTCGGGTCGATGATGTCGATCAGACGCTTGTGCGTGCGCATCTCGAAGTGCTCGCGCGAGTCCTTGTACTTGTGCGGCGAACGGATCACGCAGAAACGGTTGATCTCCGTGGGCAGCGGCACCGGGCCCGCGACCTGCGCCCCGGTACGCGTCACCGTCTCGACGATCTTCCGCGCCGAGGAGTCGACGACCTCGTGGTCATAGGCCTTGAGCCGGATGCGGATCTTCTGTCCCGCCATGGTGGCTTCTGTTTCCTTCTCTCGATGCCGCTACCTGCGGAAGCGGGTAACCTCCGCATGCCCGCAGGACGGTTGGTCCTGCGTTGTCCGACCCCCGCGGTCGGGCGTGTCGCGCCCCTGGGCCGATGGAGCCCGGGCAGAGTGCATAGGCACTCCAGTCGATCACGGGGATCTGTGGTGTCGGGCGGCAAACAGAACACACCCGGACACCCGGCGAGGGTGGGTAACTGAACGAGCAGTGTTACCTCGGACAGCTACCCACCCCGCGCGGACGCAACCTGACTAGTATGCCGGATTGAATCCGGCAATGCTAATCGGGGTCACCTGAGGGCAGAACCCTCAATCACTTGTTGATCTTCGTGACCGTTCCGGCGCCGACGGTGCGGCCACCCTCACGGATCGCGAACTTCAGGCCCTGCTCCATGGCGATCGGCTGGATCAGCTTCACGGACATGGAGGTGGAGTCGCCGGGCATGACCATCTCGGTGCCCTCGGGCAGCGTGACGACGCCGGTGACGTCCGTGGTACGGAAGTAGAACTGCGGCCGGTAGTTCTGGAAGAACGGGGTGTGCCGGCCACCCTCCTCCTTGGAGAGGATGTAGACCTGGCCCTCGAACTCCGTGTGCGGAGTCGTGGTGCCCGGCTTCACGACGACCATGCCGCGCTCGACGTCCTCGCGCTTGATGCCGCGGAGCAGCAGACCGACGTTCTCACCCGCGCGGGCCTCGTCGAGCAGCTTGCGGAACATCTCGATGCCGGTGCAGACGGTCTTGGTCGACTTCTCGCGGATACCGACGATCTCGACCTCCTCGTTCGGCTTGAGGATGCCACGCTCGGCCCGGCCGGTGACGACGGTGCCACGACCGGTGATCGTGAACACGTCCTCGATCGGCATGAGGAACGGCTTCTCGGTCTCACGCTCGGGCTGCGGGATCGCGGTGTCGACCGCGTTCATCAGCTCGAGGAGCTTGCCGGTCCACTCGGGGTCACCCTCGAGGGCCTTGAGCGCCGAGACGCGAACGACCGGCAGGTCGTCGCCCGGGAACTCGTAGGTGCTGAGCAGCTCGCGGACCTCGAGCTCGACGAGCTCCAGGAGCTCCTCGTCCTCGACCATGTCGCTCTTGTTCAGGGCGACGACGATGTACGGAACGCCGACCTGGCGGGCCAGAAGCACGTGCTCCTTGGTCTGCGGCATCGGGCCGTCGGTCGCGGCGACCACCAGGATCGCGCCGTCCATCTGCGCGGCACCGGTGATCATGTTCTTGATGTAGTCGGCGTGGCCGGGGCAGTCCACGTGCGCGTAGTGGCGCGCCGCGGTCTGGTACTCGACGTGCGCGATCGAGATCGTGATACCACGGGCCTTCTCTTCAGGCGCCTTGTCGATCTCGTCGAACGGGGTGTACGGGTTCAGGTCCGGGAACTCGTCGTGCAGGACCTTCGTGATGGCCGCAGTCAGCGTCGTCTTACCGTGGTCGATGTGACCAATGGTGCCGATGTTGACGTGCGGCTTAGTCCGCTCGAACTTCGCCTTCGCCACTGGTGTCCTCCTGTGGACTGATCAATACTTTTCGCCCGGCACGCCCAGTAAGGCGCTCAGGACTCTGTCGACTGCTAGTGCACGTGCGGCCCTCGACAGGCCGCACGTGCCTCAACGCGTCAGGCGCCGGTGGCCTTAGCGATGATCTCCTTAGCCACGTTCTGAGGAACCTCGGCGTAGGAGTCGAACAGCATGCTGTAGCTCGCCCGGCCCGCAGTCTTCGACCGGAGGTCGCCGACGTAGCCGAACATCTCCGAGAGCGGGACCAGAGCCTTGACGACGCGGGCGCCGTGGCGCTCCTCCATCGACTGGATCATGCCACGCCGGGAGTTGAGGTCGCCGATGACGTCACCCATGTTGTCC of the Actinoplanes sichuanensis genome contains:
- the rplV gene encoding 50S ribosomal protein L22, with product MPVKGDAPVLPGARAVARHVRISPNKARRVINLVRGLPAKEALVVLQFAPQAASEQVYKVLASAIANAENNERLDPDALLVSEAFVDEGPTLKRFRPRAQGRAYRIRKRTSHITIAVEAVQTARPAKKATAKKAAPKAESQSTEGAE
- the rpsJ gene encoding 30S ribosomal protein S10, coding for MAGQKIRIRLKAYDHEVVDSSARKIVETVTRTGAQVAGPVPLPTEINRFCVIRSPHKYKDSREHFEMRTHKRLIDIIDPTPKTVDSLMRLDLPAGVDIEIKL
- the rpsS gene encoding 30S ribosomal protein S19, with the translated sequence MPRSLKKGPFVDDHLLKKVEVQNEKNSKNVIKTWSRRSTIIPDMLGHTIAVHDGRKHVPVFISEAMVGHKLGEFALTRTFKGHEKDDRKSRRR
- the rplC gene encoding 50S ribosomal protein L3 gives rise to the protein MDRQVKGILGAKLGMTQVWDNNKVVPVTVVQAGPCVVTQVRTDEKDGYAAVQLAYGAIDPRKVNKPESGQFAKAGVSPRRHVVELRTVDASEYELGQEVTVEAFAAGQPVDVTGKTKGKGYAGVMKRHGFHGLRASHGVERKHRSPGSIGACATPGRVFKGVKMAGRMGGKRFTVQNLVIQAVDTERNLILVRGAVPGPKGALILVRTAAKKTAKGGAK
- the rplB gene encoding 50S ribosomal protein L2, which produces MAIRKYKPTTPGRRGSSVADFAEITRSTPEKSLLVPLPKKGGRNVHGRITTRHQGGGHKRQYRLIDFKRNDKDGVPAKVAHIEYDPNRTSRIALLHYADGEKRYILAPKDLKQGDRVESGVGADIKPGNNLPLRNIPVGTTIHGVELRPGGGAKLARSAGVGIQLLGREGAYATLRMPSGEIRRVDIRCRATVGEIGNAEQSNINWGKAGRMRWKGKRPTVRGVAMNPVDHPHGGGEGKTSGGRHPVNPAGKPEGRTRRKGQESDKLIVRRRYATRKRG
- the rplD gene encoding 50S ribosomal protein L4, whose product is MSSVDVINAEGTKAGSVDLPSNVFDVQANIPLMHQVVVAQLAAARQGTHKAKTRGEVAGGGKKPYKQKGTGRARQGSIRAPQFTGGGVVHGPVPRDYSQRTPKKMKAAALRGALSDRARDGRVYVVEAFVTGEKPSTKAALATLRKVTQTTKVLVVLDSQDELNWVSLRNEPSVHLIEAGQLNTYDVLVADEVVFTKVALDEFLGGTEKSEEGDK
- the rplW gene encoding 50S ribosomal protein L23 — its product is MSTIADPRDIIFAPVVSEKSYSVLDQNWYTFEVSPTANKTQIKIAIQQIFNVRVLTVNTANREGKRKRTKTGWGQRKATKRAMVKLADGDRIEAFGGPVS
- the tuf gene encoding elongation factor Tu; protein product: MAKAKFERTKPHVNIGTIGHIDHGKTTLTAAITKVLHDEFPDLNPYTPFDEIDKAPEEKARGITISIAHVEYQTAARHYAHVDCPGHADYIKNMITGAAQMDGAILVVAATDGPMPQTKEHVLLARQVGVPYIVVALNKSDMVEDEELLELVELEVRELLSTYEFPGDDLPVVRVSALKALEGDPEWTGKLLELMNAVDTAIPQPERETEKPFLMPIEDVFTITGRGTVVTGRAERGILKPNEEVEIVGIREKSTKTVCTGIEMFRKLLDEARAGENVGLLLRGIKREDVERGMVVVKPGTTTPHTEFEGQVYILSKEEGGRHTPFFQNYRPQFYFRTTDVTGVVTLPEGTEMVMPGDSTSMSVKLIQPIAMEQGLKFAIREGGRTVGAGTVTKINK